One Aegilops tauschii subsp. strangulata cultivar AL8/78 chromosome 2, Aet v6.0, whole genome shotgun sequence genomic window, TGGCGGCGCAACAACGATGGACTTGGCGAATGTGCCGGCTGATCTCTTGCCAGCTCCGATGGCTGTATGTTAGCGAGCTGCGTGGATGGGCCTCCCGGTAAGCAGTCTTTGCAGCAGGCGGCGATCTTCTGGGTCTCCTGGCCGATGGACGAGTCGGCGTTGATGGCCTTACGTGGGGTTGCTTCGACCGCCGCGGCGGGGCGGCACGACGTGTGTCCGGTGGGGTCATTGGTGGGAGAGACGGGCAACGTTGTCGCTAGGGCTGCCCGTCGCCGGCACTGGGATGTGCCGGTCGTGGATGCATCCGCTCCACCTTCGCCCCATTCCCCGTCCGTTTGTGTGCGGCGGCAACTTCGGCGAAGTTCAAGGCGGGACATGGGCTGCGGTTTCGTCGGTCGTGGGCGTCCCTTTGGACTAAAGCCGGCCGCTTTGCTGGTCTTGAGGAGGTCTGAGTGTCGGGCGGCGGGAGGCGTGGCGTTCGTGGGCGGAACTTACGTCTCAGGTGCGGGCAGGCAGCCTTGGCCATGCGGGTGGCTTGGTTGCGGGTGATTGGCGGTGCTAGGGTGCGATGGAGGGATGTGAACGCTGTGGTTTATCACCTGTCCATCCCTTGTTCTGGCCGATGGTGGCGGCGTCCGTGGACGTCGTATCCTTCATGAAGGCTCCGTCGCGGCGTTCCCACTTTGTCTGTCTTGCTCCGGGTGAAAACTTGATCTTCAGGATCGGGTGGTGGCGGCTTCTGTGGTCATACCCTTCTGTGAGGCACCGTTTTGGAGTCCTAGCCTCGTTGTGGTCCGCCTCACCTCTCCGTTGTGGTTCCTCATGGTGGAGATCCCTGTTGGCACCAAGTTTTCCTCTTCGCACATTTGTAGTTTGCTTGGTTGTCGGTGGGGTGGTGTGTCGGTGCCTGGCATCTTTGTATCTTGCCTTGGTGTGTGCGTCATGTGCGGTGGTGGCGTGTGTCTGTATCGGTGTCTCAGTTGTTTTGTGGTGATGTTTGTTTTATAATATAAAGTGGGGTGAACCCTTTTTCGTAACTTAGACTGTTGGTTTTTTTAGCTCAACTATCCGAGCAGTTCAGGTGCTAGATTTTGACACGAGTGCTCGTATATATATTTTGATTTATTTCAGTTTCTCTGGTGCTATTCTCTTTGTGGTACGAGTGTATTACATGTCCATTAACCACGAGGCGCATGTAGCGACTTCGTCAATCTCATAATATGCCGGCTCAATCTCTGGAAGATGCTCATAAAGATAGGGTTATGTGCGGATGTTCTTATGGGTAACTGTGCTTGCATAATCTCTGGAAGATGCTCATAAAGATAGGGTTATGTGCGGATGTTTTTATGGGTAACTGTGCTTGCATATTGTGGGCGTTCGGCTAATCCTAACGGCCGGCCGATGTGAAAACCTTTTCCTGTCGGTTTTCCCTATTTTCCTGTCGGTTGATGGCTCGCAGATGTATTTCAGTTTCTAGAAGTGGTATTGTGTCTTTCAAATAAGGAAAGGAAAATCATGGAGGTGTCTCAATCATCTATCAGTCATTCTAAGACCCGAAGCAACTTAGGCAGTACACTCTCTGCTCAGTGTGCTTAGTCTCATTAGTTATATCTTCACTTGCAATAATAGAGCCAATATATTAAAGGTGTTATATCGTAAGTTGGTCTGTTGGAGTAGCTAGTAATAAGGCAAATCCGATATATTAAAGGTGTTATATCGTACTTGAGGAAGAGCACCTTCCCGGGCCTCTTCCGGCTCTCCTCCCGGTACTCAGGGTGTGGCGCCAGTGCGGTTCGGAGCTGCTCTGCCCCTTGCAGAAGAGCTCGAACGCCTCCTCGAACATGGGCGAGGGAGACTCCAGGCCAAACTCCCGGCACAACACCGCCTCGATCTTGTTGCTGTAGATCCAGAAGGAGATCAGAGCGTCCTTGGGCTCCCTGCACACGTAGACGACCGGACTGTTGGGCTAAGTCCCTCCACATGGAGGTGTGTTGGCAGCCCAACATCATCCCATAAGTCCAACACATGTCAGCCATTGATCCTCGCTGCATCCAACGGTTGAGAGAGCTTCCAAGGAAAGTGAAGCAAGGAGAAAACCCTAGCCACCCCACCCCTGCTGGTGGTGGCTGCCATTCgtgagagtgagagagagagagcacacaagAGAAAACACAACCtgagagagaggaagaagaagaagcagatgtTCTGTCCAGATTTGCTGCATCTGACTAGACAATGTTCAAGCTGGTGATTGGAGGCTCAAACGTGCTTGGATCGACCCCAAACTTGGTGAGCTCGTCCCTTACTTTGAGTACTTCGATCTAGTTAGCTGGTTTGAGGATTGGGTCAGTGGAGCATCAGATTTGAGAGTGGTTTTGTCAACTCTGACGGCTGCAGTTTCAGAACAGAGTAGTTTTGGGAGACGAACAGTTTGGATAGGCAAATGATGTccgattgagctgaaatttggaggggATGTCAAGAACTCATGTGTCTACATGTATGCCAAATTTGGTGCTGTTTGGTTGAGCGATTTAAGAGCAGTTTGCAAAACACTGAAGGGTACAGAAGCTGTGTAAACTTTGTTTTGCTGAAATCTTGCCTCTTGTGGCTGTTGTTGCTGTTGCCGGTTGGCAACATGGAGAGTGTGTTGTAAATCTCTCAAGAGGTTCTAGAGAAGACTTTGTACTCATCATTCTCATAGTGAAGTTGCGTGGACCGGTCGGTCCACAGCCGTGGTTTTTTACTCCTCAAGTTGAGGAGGTTTTTCCACGTTAAATCCCGTGTCACATGTGCATGTTGTTTGTGTTATTCCGTTGCTTAATTACTTGTTGGTTGAAGCTGTCCTCAAGGTTCATCACAAGTGGAGGGGGCTGTGTAGTGTGCATATTTGCCGTGTCGGTGAATTTGTGCAGCGCATTGTTGCTGTCCAGCCCAAcaaagtggtatcagagccttggtTTGCTTGTGCGAATTGCTGAGTTTCTTGTGGTGAAAAATGGAAGTAAATACCAGTAGGATGATATCTTTGAATGGTACAAGTTATCAAGCATGGAAGGGCAAGATGGAGGACTTGTTGTACGTGAAAGAATACTGGAAGCCAGTGTTCTCCACTGAGATGCCGGAGGGCATTGAGGAAGGTCAGTGGAAGGTACTTCATCGCCAAGCTTGTGGGTTTATTCAGCAATGGGTCGATGACAATGTTTTGAACCATATCATTGATGAGACACATGCACACACCTTATGGCAGAAATTGGAAGAGTTGTTTGCCCGAAAAGAAGGTACAAACAAGATGTTCATGATCAAACAATTGCAGATCATGTGAATACATTCCAAGGCATTATAAATCAGCTTTCTTCAATGGGAATAACATTTGAAGATGAAGTGAGAGCTTTGCTGCTACTAGGCTCATTACCGGACAGCTGGGAGACCTTTAAGGTCACGGTTTGCAATTCAGCACCTAATGGAGTTGTCACTTGGAATCGTATGAAAACCAGGGAACTAAATGAAGAGTCCAGAAAGGTGGCTGAAGCTAGTTCTTTCTCACATTCAGAGGTGCTAGTCACTCAGTCCAGGGGGAGAAGCAAGAGCAGAGGTCCAGGTAAAGGGGCAGAAAGAGGTAGGAGCAAATCAAAAAGTAAGTATGCTGATTATGAGTGCCATCACTGCCATCAGAAGGGCCACATTAAGTGGCAATGTGACAAGtggaagaaagacaaaaagaaaaagaagaagcaagACCAGAAGCAAGTTGACAGTGATAGTGACACAGAGGGCAACCGAGTTACTGCAGTAGAAGAGGACATCATGCTTGTTATGCATGAAGAAAATGAGGGCAGATTTGGTTCCACTGTTGAGGAGAGGATCACTGTTGTTTCTGATGAAACAGTCAACCTTGTGGATGGTGACGAGATGATTTGGATACCGGACAGCGGTGCTATCATTCATGCTACATCTCGCAGAGAGTTCTTCACTAACTATATATCAGGTGATTTTGGTGTTGTGAAGATGGGGAACAATGATAGAGCAGCCATCATTGGAAAAGGAGATGTGCATTTGGAAACCGCAAATGGTACAAGGTTAGTCTTCAAATCTGTGAGGCATGTTGAGGCACTTCGTCTCAATATTATCTCGGTTGGTTTGCTTGATGGAGATGATTTCTTGAGCATTTTTGGAAAAGGGCAGTACAAGCTCACCAAAGGCAACATGATTGCTGCAAGAGGTAAAATGGTCTCAGTGTTGTATCATGTTCATGCTAAGCACTTTAGTGCTTCTGTCAATGCACTAGAGAAGGATGATCATTGTGCTCTATGGCACAAGAGACTTGGGCACATGAGTGAGAAGGGGATGACAGTGCTAGTGAAGAAAAAATTGTTGAAGGGTGTGAAAGGAGTTCACATCAAGAAATGTTCAGATTGTCTAGCAGGGAAGCAACACAGAGTTGCCTTCAAGACTCTACCTCCTCACAAGAAGCCTGAGAAGCTGGACTTGATACATTCCGATGTTTGCAAAATGTCGGTAAGATCTCTTGGTGGTGCTAAGTACTATGTGACTTTTATTAATGACTTCTCCAGGAAAGTTTGGGCCTTCACTTTGAGGACCAAAGATCAAGTACTAGGTGTATTCAAGCAATTCCAAGCCTCGGTTGAGAGAGAAACTAAGAAGAAGATCAAGTGCATTCGCACTGATAATGGATGAGAGTATATTGGGCCGTTTGATGCATATTGCAAGCAGCAAGGTATTAGGCATCAATTTACTCCCTCGAAGACACCACAGCTGAATGGTCTTGCTGAGAGGATGAACATGACAATTGTGGAGAGAGTTAGATGCTTGTTGTCAAGTGCAAAGCTACGTAAACACTTTTGGGGTGAGGCTTTGATGACTGCAGTTTATATTATTAATCTCTCACCAAGTTATCCTTTGCAGGGAGATGTTCCTAACATGGTCTGGTGTGACAAGGACGTCTCATATGACCACCTGAAGGTTTTTGGGTGCAAGGCCTTTGTTCATATTCCTCAAGATGAAAGGTCAAAGCTTGATTCGAAGACACGACAGTGTATCTTTCTTGGTTATGGTGGTGATGAGTTTGGCTACAAGCTGTTTAACCCTATAGCAAGGAAAGTTGTGAGAAGCTGTGATGTTGTGTTTGTTGAAGACCAAACAATTGAGGATATTGTGAAGACAAAGGGGCAGGTTCCTCCTCAGCAGCAGCAAGACATGATTGATTCTGACCCAGTTCTGGCAGCTCCAGCTCCTGCGCAAGTTGAAGCAGATGCAGAAGATGTACAAGATGATGTAcatggtggtgcaggtgaagaagATACTCCCCAACAGCAGCAGCAAGAGTATGATGCTGAAGTTGATGATCCGGATCAGCAGGAAGCACCAGCACCAGAAAGTCCACCAGCTGCTCCACTCAGAAGATCAAACAGGGGTTGAATTCCTTCCAGCAGGTATCCCCCAGATCAATACGTGGTGTTATTATCGGACGGTTCAGAACCTGAATGCTTTGCAGATGCAATGGAAGGTAAGCACAAGAAGGAGTGGAAAATGCTATGCAAGAAGAGATGGATTCCTTGCATAAGAATCATACTTATGAGTTGGTGAAGTTGCCCAAGGGCAAGAAAATTTTGAAGAACAAGTGGGTCTACAGAATCAAGCAAGAAGAGCACACATCACATCCAAGGTACAAGGCCAGGCTAGTTGTAAAAGGATACGGCCAGAGAAAAGgcattgactatgatgagatctTTTCTCCGGTTGTGAAGATGACATCCATAAGAGTAACCCTTGGCATGGCAGCAAGTCTCAACTTGGAGGTTgggcaaatggatgtgaagactGCATTCCTTCATGGTGAGTTGGAGGAAGAAATATACATGGAGCAACCTGAGGGGTTTCTTGTGAAAGGCAAAGAAGACTATGTGTGCAAGCTGAAGAAAAGTCTCTATGGCCTGAAACAAGTGCCAAGACAATGGTACATGAAGTTTGAAACTGTCATGGGGGAGCAAGGCTACAAGAAGTGTAGCTCAGACCATTATGTGTTTATTCAGAGGTTCTTAggtgatgatttcatcatattattgctctatgttgatgatatcctaATTGTTGGCAAGAATGTCTCTAGGATTGCTAAGTTGAAGAAGGAGTTGATCAAATGTTTTGCTATGAAAAGCTAAGGTCCAGCAAAGAACATTCTCGGAATGAGAATTGAGCAAGACATAAATTGCAACAAGTTGTACTTGTCTCAAGAGAAGTATATTGAGAAGGTACTTCAGAAGTTCAGGATGGAAAATGCTAAAGTTGTGAGTTGTCCATTAGCAGCCCATTTCAAGTTGAGCAGAAAGCAATGTCCTGCCACTGATGAGCAGAAAAAGGAAACGCATCATGTTCCTTATGCTTCAGCGGTTGGGAGTTTGATGTGTGCTATGGTGTGTACAAGGCCTGACATTGCTCATGCGGTTAGTACTGTGAGCAGATTTATGTCCAATCCAGGAAGACCTCATTGGGAAGCCGTGAAGTGGATTTTGAGATATCTTCGGGGCAGCACAAATCTGAAACTTTGCTTCGGTGATGGTGAGGCCAAGCTGATTGCTTTTTCAAATTCTAACATGGCTGGAGATGTTGACAGAAGGAAGTCTACTTCAGGTTACTTGGTTACCTATGCAGGGGGAGCGGTGTCATGGCAAAGCAGGCTGCAAAAGTGTGTGGCACTGAATACAACAGAAGCGGAATTCATTATAGTAACAGAGGCGAGCAAAGAGCTATTGTGGCTGAAACGGTTGACTTGTGAGCTTGGTTTTAAGCAAGACAAATATGTGTTGTTTTGTGACAACCAAAGTGCTATCCACTTAAGTAAGAATGCAAGCTTTCATTCAAGGTCTAAGCATATAGAGGTCCGTTATTATTGGATTCAAGATGTGTTGTATTCCAAGAAAATGCAACTTGAGAAGGTTCACACCGATGACAATGGGGCTGATATGTTGACTAAAGTGGTAACAAGGAAGAAACTTGAAGTATGCCGCCGGCTCACTGGCATGGCTGCCGGAAGGCAGTGAGACCCTCCATGATGTCGGGAGGGGGAGTTTGTTGGGCTAAGTCCCTCCACATGGAGGTGTGTTGGCAGCACAAATAAGTCCAACACATGTCAGCCGTTGATCCTCGCTGCATCCAACGGTTGAGAGTGCTTCCAAGGGAAGTGAAGCAAGGAGAAAACCCTAGCCACCCCACCCCTGCTGGTGGTGGCTACCATTCgtgagagtgagagagagagagcacacaagAGAAAACACAACCtgagagagaggaagaagaagaagcagaggtTCTGTCCAGATTTGCTGCATCTGACTAGACAGTGTTCAAGCTGGTGATTGGAGGCTCAAACGTGCTTGGATCGACCCGAAAATTGGTGAGCTCGTTTCTTACTTTGAGTAATTCGATCTGGTTAGCTGGTTTGAGGATTGGGTCAGTGGAGCATCAGATTTGAGAGTGGTTTTGTCAGCTCTGACTGCTGCAGTTTCAGAACAGAGTAGTTTTGGGAGACGAACAATTTGGGTAGGCAAATGATGTCCGATTGAGATGAAATTTGGAGGGGATGTCAAGAACTCATGTGTCTACATGTATGCCAAATTTGGTGTTGTTTGGTTGAGCGGTTTAAGGGCAGTTTGCAAAACACTGAAGGGTACAGAAGTCGTGTAAACTCTGCTTTGCTGAAATCTTGCCTCTTGTGGCTGTTGTTGCTGTTGCCGGTTGGCAATGAGAGTGTGTTGTAAATCTCTTTGAAGGTTCTAGAGAATACTTTGTACTCATCATTCTCATAGTGAAGTTACGTGGACCGGTCGGTCCACAGCCATGGTTTTTTACTCCTCAAGTTGAGAAGGTTTTTCCACGTTAAATTCTGTGTCACATGTGCATGTTGTTTGTGTTATTCCGCTGCTTACTTGTTGGTTGAAGCTGTCCTCAAAGTTCATCACAAGTGGAGGGGGCTATGTAGTGTGCATATTTGCCGTGTCGGTGAATTTGTGCAGCGCATTGTTGCTGTCCAGCCCCAACACGGACCATATTCCGTTAAGCGTCTGGGCAGCAGGGAGTAGGGCAAGTGGGTTGCAAGCAGCCGGGGAGAAGGGAGCGCCATGGTCTCGGGTAGGGACCTGGTCTCGAGGAAGGCGACGCAGTCGTGCGGGTTGCGATGGCGGATCGGGTGGTCGGAGTCAGACGGCGAGTGCGTGGCGTGGTAGAGTGTTGAGTGTTGGGTGAATAAGTCGCGGCGGTGCACTGGGCTCGACTGGCGCGTGTATGGGCGCGAGCCGGACGCGTCGGGTGCACCGGGTCCGCGGGGTTGGCGTGCGTGTAGGTGTGCGTGTGGTGCATGGGTGTGTCCACGCAGGTGAACACCGCACGGGCGTGTGCGCGGCATAGCCGTTGGCGATCCGGGGGACGCGGTGTGCATGCCGGTCTGTTGAGGGCTTGGCGTGGGGAGCGCGCAGGAGCGCGTCGTGCGTGCGCGTCGGGCGGGCCGGACCGGGTGGCGTAGTGGGCAGGTACGTGCGGGTCGTGGCCCGGCGTTGTCCAGGTATAAGAGTCGCCGCGGCGATCGTTGTAATGGTGTGGAGTGAGCTCGAGTTCGTGCTCGAGGGAAAAACAAAGGCGTTCGTGCGCCGGAACTCCACCGTGTCCCCCTTTTCTTTgggtcttcttcttccttgcttcgGTTTGGTCTAAGGCGAGGTGACAGAGAGAGAGCTAGGGTAGAGGGAGAGCTAGGGCATATCCACGGCAACAACAGTTGGCATCAGAGCCACGTTCTGGTCAGGGCGCGCCGGCGATGTCAATCGTCCCGTACGCTGGCGGAACAGGCGGGTCGCCGCCGCAGTCGGTGCCACTGCTCACCGGCGACAACTACACGGCATGGTCGATCAAGGTGGAGGCGAACCTTGATGCGGCCGGGCTGTGGGAGGCGGTGGTGGTGCGGGAGGACGCGGCGGCGCCAGTCATCGCGAAGAAGGACAAGCCCGCGCGCGCCTACTTGCTCGGTGCACTCGCCGAGGACCTGCTGCTGCAGGTGGCGTCGAAGAAGACGGCGGCCGAGGTGTGGGCGAGTTTGAAGGCCAGGTTTGTGGGCGCGGACCGCGTGCGCGCGGCGCGGCTCGGCACGCTCCGGGGGGAATTTGAGCTCCTGCGCATGGCGGAGTCAGAGTCCCTGGACGCGTTCGCCGGGAGGCTTGGTGGCATGGCGGCGTGCTACGCGGCGCTGGGCTCGACCCTGGAGGACGCGGCGCTTGTCAAGAAGCTGCTCGACTCGGTGCCGAACCGTCTGTACGCGGCGGTGGCAGGGATCGAGCAGTTCTGCGACGTCGGCACGATGCTGTTCGAGGACGCACTGGGGCGGCTGAAGGCATTTGACGAGCGGCTGCGGCGACGCGATCAGGCAGGCGGCGAGGGCGCGGACGGGCAGCTGCTGTACACCGCAGCACAGTGGCGTGCGCGCGAGCGGCGTCGGGGCGgtgcacgcggagacgacgacgacgacgtgcGCAGCGAGGTGTCGGGCTTCGGCGGGAACCGGCGCAGTCGCTGCTACAAGTGCGGCGAACGGGGGCATTTCAAGCGCGAGTGCCCGCAGCTCAAgaaggcgccggcggcggagcgAGCCCTGCTCGTGGACGACGTCGAGGACGCCGGGCTGCTCTGAGCCGCGGCTTAGGGCGCGAGTGTTGGGTGAATAAGCCGCGGCGGTGCACTGGGCTCGACTGGCGTGTGTATGGGCGCGAGCCGGACGCGTCGGGTGCACCGGGTCCACGGGGTTGGCGTGCGTGTAGGTGTGCGTGTGGTGCGTGGGTGTGTCCACGCAGGTGAACACCACACGGGCGTGTGCGCGGCATACCGTTGGCGATCCGGGGGACGCGGTGTGCACGCCGGTCTGTTGAGGGCTTGGCGCGGGGAGTGCGCGGGAGCGCGTCGTGCGTGCGCGTCGAGCGGGCCAGACCGGGTGGCGTAGTGGGCAGGTACGTGCGGGTCGTGGCCCGGCGTTGTCCAGGTATAAGAGTCGCCACGGCGATCGTTGTAATGGTGTGGAGTGAGCTCGAGTTCGTGCTCGAGGGAAAAACAAAGGCGTTCGTGCGCCGGAACTCCACCGTGTCCCCCTTTTCTTTGTGTCTTCTTCTTTCTTGCTTCGGTTTGGTGTAAGGCGAGGTGACAGAGAGAGCGCGCGCTAGGGTAGAGGGAGAGCTAGGGCATAGCCACGACAACAACATTGAGAAGGCGAGTGCCTTCAGCCAGGTGGTGCCGGACTTGGGGCAGCTTGCGAGGAAGACGTCCATTGACCTCGGCTCAAAGGATGCCTGAGCGGCGTGGATCCAGAAGCCGCGGTACTGGCGAGTAAGGTACACCGGGCACCACGGGAGCGACACCATGATCTCAGACATGTTAGCCTGAGCTCAAGAGGTGGTCTCATCGATTTCTGCCCCGGCCACGGCGTCGGTCGGAGCAGCGCTCATGGCTTCTTTCTGTAGCCTCCCACACAATGTCACGGCTGCAAGGGGTAATACTCTCTTATGCTACTATGAAGCTTCCTCCGTCCTCGTGTGACAAAAGTTAGAGATAGCTGAGCACGCTCTCTTCGTGCATGTTATTCTAGTGTACCAACCGTACATACTTCATCCCTACAGACAGGAGGAACCCAGATTAATTATAGCTTATTTTCAATGGTAAGACAATAAGTAGTAGCAAGACAGTTTGGTCGTTCGTAACAATAAACCAGATTAATTATACTCCAGGATTACTTAGAGATATATTATCTGAATCATGAATTATTGCTACAAGTCATTCTGGCGTGGAAGACCTATCATAAGACAAGATGTCACATCTCACCTCGTCCATTTCAACAAACTAAGGCTCCATCATTATTAGGCATCGAATTAGTGCTATCAATCATTGAGGCGTCCAAGACCTATCAATCATTGCTATCAGGCATTCTAAGAGCCCCAGCAACCTAGCCACTACGTACACGGTACACTGA contains:
- the LOC141041476 gene encoding uncharacterized protein, with translation MSIVPYAGGTGGSPPQSVPLLTGDNYTAWSIKVEANLDAAGLWEAVVVREDAAAPVIAKKDKPARAYLLGALAEDLLLQVASKKTAAEVWASLKARFVGADRVRAARLGTLRGEFELLRMAESESLDAFAGRLGGMAACYAALGSTLEDAALVKKLLDSVPNRLYAAVAGIEQFCDVGTMLFEDALGRLKAFDERLRRRDQAGGEGADGQLLYTAAQWRARERRRGGARGDDDDDVRSEVSGFGGNRRSRCYKCGERGHFKRECPQLKKAPAAERALLVDDVEDAGLL